Proteins found in one Vespula pensylvanica isolate Volc-1 chromosome 10, ASM1446617v1, whole genome shotgun sequence genomic segment:
- the LOC122632301 gene encoding dynein regulatory complex protein 8-like isoform X1 codes for MVDTEYPIEVGRLSIQRNISERRISRRESLRLLVEEPTLLEKRLCEAFDIFDNARNNEVDVRDLGTIIRALGCVITEAELQEIQVQVEDVINNCVPLNKYIEYMYKAITERKFKPAEPEDLLKAFQLLDPENRGYIMKDDLEKTLMEIGEPFTKDEVAEMMAVACDPITKKVYYEYYINLLIVKLPTDKNVHAIVDRMEIEKLELMPKKRKLESLLMEAEEKELNI; via the exons ATGGTTGATACAGAATATCCGATTGAAGTAGGTCGATTATCTATACAAAGAAACATTAGTGAGAGAAGAATAAGCAGACGAGAAAGTTTAAGAT TGCTTGTTGAAGAACCAACATTGTTAGAAAAAAGGCTGTGCGAAGCttttgatatatttgataatgcAAGAAATAATGAAGTGGATGTTAGAGATTTGGGTACCATTATAAGAGCATtag GATGTGTTATTACAGAAGCAGAACTACAAGAAATACAGGTTCAAGTAGaagatgtaataaataattgtgtaccattgaacaaatatatagaatatatgtacaaagCAATTACTGAACGCAA aTTTAAACCTGCAGAACCTGAAGATCTATTAAAAGCATTTCAATTACTAGATCCTGAAAATCGTGGTTATATTATGAAAGATGATTTAGAAAAAACTTTGATGGAAATAGGAGAACCTTTTACTAAAGATGAAGTGGCTGAAATGATGGCAGTTGCTTGTGAtccaataacaaaaaaagtttattatgaatattatatcaatttgttGATT GTAAAACTCCCAACGGATAAAAATGTACATGCAATAGTTGATCgaatggaaatagaaaaattagaacTTATGCCAAAAAAACGTAAATTAGAAAGTCTTCTTATGGAAgctgaagaaaaagaattgaatatttaa
- the LOC122632301 gene encoding dynein regulatory complex protein 8-like isoform X2: MVDTEYPIEVGRLSIQRNISERRISRRESLRLLVEEPTLLEKRLCEAFDIFDNARNNEVDVRDLGTIIRALGCVITEAELQEIQVQVEDVINNCVPLNKYIEYMYKAITERKFKPAEPEDLLKAFQLLDPENRGYIMKDDLEKTLMEIGEPFTKDEVAEMMAVACDPITKKVYYEYYINLLIVCMIIFTLNSFHDWHFLYQLQ; the protein is encoded by the exons ATGGTTGATACAGAATATCCGATTGAAGTAGGTCGATTATCTATACAAAGAAACATTAGTGAGAGAAGAATAAGCAGACGAGAAAGTTTAAGAT TGCTTGTTGAAGAACCAACATTGTTAGAAAAAAGGCTGTGCGAAGCttttgatatatttgataatgcAAGAAATAATGAAGTGGATGTTAGAGATTTGGGTACCATTATAAGAGCATtag GATGTGTTATTACAGAAGCAGAACTACAAGAAATACAGGTTCAAGTAGaagatgtaataaataattgtgtaccattgaacaaatatatagaatatatgtacaaagCAATTACTGAACGCAA aTTTAAACCTGCAGAACCTGAAGATCTATTAAAAGCATTTCAATTACTAGATCCTGAAAATCGTGGTTATATTATGAAAGATGATTTAGAAAAAACTTTGATGGAAATAGGAGAACCTTTTACTAAAGATGAAGTGGCTGAAATGATGGCAGTTGCTTGTGAtccaataacaaaaaaagtttattatgaatattatatcaatttgttGATTGTatgtatgattatttttactttaaattcatttcatgATTGGCATTTTCTTTACcaattgcaataa
- the LOC122632301 gene encoding dynein regulatory complex protein 8-like isoform X4, translating to MVDTEYPIEVGRLSIQRNISERRISRRESLRLLVEEPTLLEKRLCEAFDIFDNARNNEVDVRDLGTIIRALGCVITEAELQEIQVQVEDVINNCVPLNKYIEYMYKAITERKFKPAEPEDLLKAFQLLDPENRGYIMKDDLEKTLMEIGEPFTKDEVAEMMAVACDPITKKVYYEYYINLLIVE from the exons ATGGTTGATACAGAATATCCGATTGAAGTAGGTCGATTATCTATACAAAGAAACATTAGTGAGAGAAGAATAAGCAGACGAGAAAGTTTAAGAT TGCTTGTTGAAGAACCAACATTGTTAGAAAAAAGGCTGTGCGAAGCttttgatatatttgataatgcAAGAAATAATGAAGTGGATGTTAGAGATTTGGGTACCATTATAAGAGCATtag GATGTGTTATTACAGAAGCAGAACTACAAGAAATACAGGTTCAAGTAGaagatgtaataaataattgtgtaccattgaacaaatatatagaatatatgtacaaagCAATTACTGAACGCAA aTTTAAACCTGCAGAACCTGAAGATCTATTAAAAGCATTTCAATTACTAGATCCTGAAAATCGTGGTTATATTATGAAAGATGATTTAGAAAAAACTTTGATGGAAATAGGAGAACCTTTTACTAAAGATGAAGTGGCTGAAATGATGGCAGTTGCTTGTGAtccaataacaaaaaaagtttattatgaatattatatcaatttgttGATT gtggaataa
- the LOC122632301 gene encoding dynein regulatory complex protein 8-like isoform X3, protein MLVEEPTLLEKRLCEAFDIFDNARNNEVDVRDLGTIIRALGCVITEAELQEIQVQVEDVINNCVPLNKYIEYMYKAITERKFKPAEPEDLLKAFQLLDPENRGYIMKDDLEKTLMEIGEPFTKDEVAEMMAVACDPITKKVYYEYYINLLIVKLPTDKNVHAIVDRMEIEKLELMPKKRKLESLLMEAEEKELNI, encoded by the exons a TGCTTGTTGAAGAACCAACATTGTTAGAAAAAAGGCTGTGCGAAGCttttgatatatttgataatgcAAGAAATAATGAAGTGGATGTTAGAGATTTGGGTACCATTATAAGAGCATtag GATGTGTTATTACAGAAGCAGAACTACAAGAAATACAGGTTCAAGTAGaagatgtaataaataattgtgtaccattgaacaaatatatagaatatatgtacaaagCAATTACTGAACGCAA aTTTAAACCTGCAGAACCTGAAGATCTATTAAAAGCATTTCAATTACTAGATCCTGAAAATCGTGGTTATATTATGAAAGATGATTTAGAAAAAACTTTGATGGAAATAGGAGAACCTTTTACTAAAGATGAAGTGGCTGAAATGATGGCAGTTGCTTGTGAtccaataacaaaaaaagtttattatgaatattatatcaatttgttGATT GTAAAACTCCCAACGGATAAAAATGTACATGCAATAGTTGATCgaatggaaatagaaaaattagaacTTATGCCAAAAAAACGTAAATTAGAAAGTCTTCTTATGGAAgctgaagaaaaagaattgaatatttaa
- the LOC122632300 gene encoding delta(3,5)-Delta(2,4)-dienoyl-CoA isomerase, mitochondrial — MFRSIFIKPAFNVIKKHFGTSVVLKNNTMKSMKYETLSVSVPKPFVCMVQLNRPEKRNAMNGKMWEEIKQCFDDLSVEPDCRVIILSAIGKMFCVGLDLQDNLDIFQKLSEHEDVARKCKILESVIRKYQNSMTSIEKCAKPVIAAVHSACIGSGVDMICAADIRYCSSDAWFQIKEVDIGMAADVGTLQRFPKIIGSDSLVRELVYTARKFPATEALQCGFVNCVFDSQESLLNKSIELAEEIASKSPVAVQSSKLSLVYSRDHSVEEGLEHIAMHNKTMLQSEDFINAATSQATRGDPPVFSKL; from the exons atgttcaggtctatttttataaagcccgcatttaatgttataaaaaaac aTTTTGGAACTAGTgttgttttgaaaaataatacaatgaaatcgatgaaatatgAAACTTTATCCGTGTCAGTACCAAAACCATTTGTATGTATGGTACAGTTAAATAGACCTGAGAAGCGAAATGCTATGAATGGTAAAATGTGGga AGAAATTAAACAATGCTTTGATGATTTATCGGTAGAGCCAGATTGCagagttattattttatcagcTATTGGAAAAATGTTTTGCGTTG GTTTGGATTTACAAGATAATCTAgatattttccaaaaattaTCGGAACATGAAGATGTTGCACGAAAGTGTAAAATTTTAGAATCTGTGATAAGGAAATATCAAAATTCTATGACTTCTATAGaaaag TGTGCAAAGCCAGTAATTGCAGCTGTACATAGCGCCTGCATAGGTTCAGGAGTAGATATGATTTGTGCTGCTGATATACGTTATTGTTCCTCAGATGCATggtttcaaataaaagaagttGATATTGGAATGGCAGCTGATGTTGGTACTTTGCAAAGATTTCCAAAAATAATTGGTTCAGACAGTTTAGTTAGAGAACTTGTTTACACAGCAAGAAAATTTCCAGCAACTGAGGCATTGCAGTGTGGTTTTGTCAATTGTGTATTTGATAGTCAAGAAAG cTTGTTGAATAAATCCATTGAACTTGCTGAAGAAATTGCAAGTAAAAGTCCTGTTGCTGTACAAAGTTCCAAATTAAGTTTGGTATATTCAAGAGATCATTCTGTTGAAGAAGGTCTTGAACATATT gcTATGCATAATAAAACAATGTTGCAAAGTGAAGATTTTATAAATGCAGCAACTTCACAGGCAACACGAGGTGATCCACCTGTATTTTCAAAACTATAA
- the LOC122632298 gene encoding retinol dehydrogenase 11-like, with protein MVSSWCYFVLPVVLLIGFLRKCRECTWGRCKNTSSLQGRVFIVTGANSGIGKETVKELAKRKATVIMACRNMQNAKNVISEIRHQTPNGELIPMELDLASLSSIREFAAQVLKNFPEIHVLINNAGVYTPLKDHAITEDGFEIHFGVNHLGHFLLTNLLIERLKENAPSRVVIVTSKLLESGVIDFSNLNGEKGVTTKGRMNPGYCNSKLANAYFGMELAKRMKDYNVNVYMVCPGFAYTGLFRNVKRSRFHYILFSPIALLFLRTANQGAQTVLHCAIEPSLADESGHIYRNCELYVSEKELDPEVALQLWEVSEKLTAAKET; from the exons ATGGTATCGTCGTGgtgttattttgttttgccTGTTGTGTTATTAATtggatttcttcgaaaatgtCGTGAATGTACTTGGGGAAGATGTAAAAATACAAGTAGCTTACAAGGTCGAGTTTTTATTGTAACAGGAGCTAATTCTGGTATTGGTAAAGAAACAGTCAAAGAATTAGCAAAACGAAAAGCTACTGTCATTATGGCTTGTCGAAATATGCAAAATGCCAAAAACGTTATTTCTGAAATTCGTCATCAAACTCCTAACGGCGAATTG ATTCCAATGGAATTAGATCTGGCATCGCTTTCATCTATCAGAGAATTTGCAGCTCAAGtattaaagaattttcctGAAATTCATGTATTGATTAATAATGCTGGCGTATATACACCACTCAAGGATCATGCAATTACTGAAGATGGATTTGAAATTCACTTTGGTGTCAATCATCTtggacattttttattaaccaaTTTACTTATAGAGCGTCTTAAAGAAAATGCACCTAGCAG AGTTGTTATTGTAACTTCTAAACTCTTAGAATCAGGAGTTATTGacttttcaaatttaaatggTGAAAAAGGTGTAACGACTAAAGGACGTATGAATCCGGGCTATTGTAACTCGAAATTAGCAAATGCATATTTTGGCATGGAACTTgcaaagagaatgaaagattaCAATGTGAATGTTTATATGGTTTGTCCTGGATTTGCTTATACAGGATTGTTTAGAAATGTCAAACGTAGTCGATTTCATTATATCTTATTCTCGCCAAttgctttattatttctaagaaCTGCAAACCAG GGTGCACAGACTGTGCTACATTGTGCCATTGAACCTTCCTTAGCCGATGAAAGTGGacatatttatcgaaattgtGAGCTCTACGTTTCTGAAAAGGAATTAGATCCTGAAGTAGCATTGCAATTATGGGAAGTAAGTGAAAAACTGACAGCTGCCAAAGAGACTTAA